In the Salinirubrum litoreum genome, one interval contains:
- a CDS encoding mechanosensitive ion channel family protein — translation MLPGILLQVAPDGPIAQFLVDTFGLAAPTANTLGSAITFVLAAVILYVVGRAVVLPLADRVFKSRGLEEHARKPLRKLTLVVVVFAAIGIAFAAAGYGSILTALATVAAAATLAIGFAMQDVIANFVAGIFIFTDKPFRIGDWIEWDGNSGIVEDISFRVSRVRTFDNELLTVPNSALTDGVVKNPVAKDTLRLKVPFGIGYDDDIGKATEIIQEEAENHPEILSDPAPSVRLTNLGDSSVELTSRVWIANPSRADFVKTRGEYTTTVKERFDAEGIDIPYPNRTLSGSLSVADAPSLADAVDADD, via the coding sequence ATGCTGCCCGGCATTCTGCTGCAGGTCGCGCCGGACGGCCCGATCGCACAGTTCCTGGTCGACACGTTCGGCCTGGCCGCGCCGACGGCGAACACGCTCGGCAGTGCGATCACCTTCGTCCTCGCGGCGGTGATCCTCTACGTCGTCGGTCGTGCGGTCGTGTTGCCCCTCGCCGACCGCGTGTTCAAGTCCCGCGGCCTGGAGGAACACGCCCGGAAACCGCTCCGGAAACTGACGCTCGTCGTCGTCGTCTTCGCCGCCATCGGCATCGCCTTCGCGGCGGCTGGCTACGGCAGCATCCTGACGGCGCTGGCGACCGTCGCCGCCGCGGCGACCCTCGCCATCGGCTTCGCCATGCAGGACGTCATCGCCAACTTCGTCGCCGGCATCTTCATCTTCACCGACAAGCCGTTCCGTATCGGCGACTGGATCGAGTGGGACGGCAACTCCGGCATCGTCGAGGACATCAGCTTCCGCGTCTCGCGCGTCCGGACCTTCGACAACGAACTGCTGACGGTGCCGAACTCGGCGCTCACGGACGGCGTCGTCAAGAACCCGGTCGCCAAGGACACCCTCCGACTGAAGGTGCCCTTCGGCATCGGCTACGACGACGACATCGGCAAGGCGACCGAGATCATCCAGGAGGAGGCCGAGAACCACCCCGAGATCCTCTCGGACCCGGCCCCCTCGGTTCGACTGACGAACCTCGGTGACTCCTCGGTCGAACTCACCTCCCGCGTCTGGATCGCCAACCCCTCGCGGGCGGACTTTGTGAAGACTCGCGGCGAGTACACGACGACCGTCAAAGAGCGGTTCGACGCCGAGGGCATCGACATCCCGTACCCGAACCGCACGCTCTCGGGATCGCTGTCGGTCGCCGACGCGCCGTCGCTTGCCGACGCCGTCGACGCGGACGACTGA
- a CDS encoding bacteriorhodopsin, giving the protein MTAEPATPFAPILQATQPEVAEQIANNFLLSSSLWVNVALAGASILLFVQMGRKLQTERAKLIWVAALLVPLVSISSYLALISGLTVSLQTMPAGHALAGQEVLSPWGRYLTWTLSTPMILIALGLLAGTDRTKLFTVVTMDVAMCVTGLAAALVTSSVLLRWAFFGVSCAFFVVVLYVLLAEWPAEAQAAGTADIFGTLRTLTVVLWLGYPILWALGAEGIAVLGVGLTSWGYSALDIVAKYVFAFLLLNWVADNEGVVSETGSSLSGATPADD; this is encoded by the coding sequence ATGACAGCAGAACCCGCCACACCGTTCGCACCGATACTCCAAGCGACCCAACCGGAGGTCGCCGAGCAGATCGCCAACAACTTCCTCCTCAGTTCCTCGCTGTGGGTCAACGTCGCCCTCGCGGGGGCGTCCATCCTCCTGTTCGTCCAGATGGGCCGGAAGCTCCAGACCGAGCGCGCCAAGCTGATCTGGGTCGCCGCACTGCTCGTCCCACTCGTCTCCATCTCCAGCTATCTCGCCTTGATCTCCGGGCTGACCGTGAGCCTCCAGACGATGCCTGCCGGCCACGCACTCGCCGGGCAGGAAGTACTGTCACCGTGGGGTCGCTACCTCACGTGGACGCTCTCGACGCCGATGATCCTGATCGCACTCGGTCTCTTGGCCGGCACCGACCGCACGAAGCTGTTCACGGTCGTCACGATGGACGTGGCGATGTGCGTGACCGGCCTCGCGGCCGCGCTGGTCACCTCCTCGGTCCTGCTCCGCTGGGCGTTCTTCGGCGTCAGTTGTGCGTTCTTCGTGGTCGTGCTGTACGTCCTGCTGGCCGAGTGGCCGGCCGAGGCGCAAGCCGCCGGGACCGCCGACATCTTCGGGACGCTCCGCACCCTGACGGTCGTGCTGTGGCTCGGCTACCCCATCCTGTGGGCGCTCGGTGCCGAGGGCATCGCCGTGCTGGGCGTCGGTCTGACCTCGTGGGGCTACTCCGCGCTGGACATCGTGGCCAAGTACGTCTTCGCGTTCCTGCTCCTGAACTGGGTCGCCGACAACGAAGGCGTGGTCTCCGAGACCGGTTCGTCGCTCTCGGGCGCGACGCCGGCCGACGACTGA
- a CDS encoding RNA-binding protein codes for MPSVPFHYVDLRTFCYATEDEKRVEQALRTFLPEEYEVERVTNTGFHGDRIVVLSARVDNADDVRHVLSRLTDLPNIDAVIDQLEDRVDDNNSLFLRLDKQAAFRGEVRLGEGLTLRAKVEAYPAKREKAVANAREALEAVRDEAI; via the coding sequence ATGCCGAGTGTCCCCTTCCACTACGTCGATCTGCGGACGTTCTGTTACGCGACCGAAGACGAGAAGCGCGTCGAGCAGGCGCTCCGGACGTTCCTCCCCGAGGAGTACGAGGTAGAGCGCGTGACGAACACCGGGTTCCACGGCGACCGCATCGTCGTCCTCTCGGCGCGGGTTGACAACGCCGACGACGTGCGCCACGTCCTCTCGCGGTTGACAGACCTGCCGAACATCGACGCCGTGATCGACCAACTGGAGGACCGCGTCGACGACAACAACTCGCTGTTCCTCCGACTGGACAAACAGGCGGCGTTCCGTGGCGAGGTCCGACTCGGCGAGGGGTTGACGCTCCGCGCGAAGGTCGAGGCGTACCCGGCGAAGCGCGAGAAGGCGGTGGCGAACGCGCGCGAGGCGCTGGAGGCGGTGCGGGACGAAGCGATCTGA
- a CDS encoding DUF1918 domain-containing protein: MSFEKDDEAVLHDKHSEFDGETGTITQVMETMFGDATYTISFEDGQETGVPEDALEAVESEE, translated from the coding sequence ATGAGCTTCGAGAAAGACGACGAGGCAGTTCTCCACGACAAACACAGCGAGTTCGACGGCGAGACGGGGACGATCACGCAGGTCATGGAGACGATGTTCGGCGACGCGACCTACACGATCAGCTTCGAGGACGGCCAGGAGACCGGCGTCCCCGAGGACGCACTGGAAGCCGTCGAGTCCGAGGAGTAA
- a CDS encoding NUDIX hydrolase has product MTTLDDLWFLADEANQRAEQAYHRLRRRYDEFMERSLDRRVSRPRFRTLARRVKETGAPFGAHTIVYRENGDLLLCRHEGVDLWVLPGGGVDPGETFAEAARRELHEEAGLSVEYDGLAMANRVQIRCDAYETWGVLPVFAAEAVTETPAVADPDDEISCARWFDDLPEDTRDRTDLEAWRRRQSFG; this is encoded by the coding sequence ATGACGACGCTCGACGATCTGTGGTTCCTCGCGGACGAAGCGAACCAGCGCGCCGAACAGGCATACCACCGACTCCGCCGTCGGTACGACGAGTTCATGGAACGCTCGCTCGACCGGCGCGTCTCCCGCCCGCGCTTCCGGACGCTCGCCCGCCGCGTCAAGGAGACCGGCGCGCCCTTCGGTGCTCACACGATCGTCTACCGCGAGAACGGCGACCTCCTGCTCTGTCGCCACGAGGGCGTCGACCTGTGGGTCCTGCCCGGCGGCGGCGTCGATCCCGGTGAGACCTTCGCGGAGGCGGCCCGGAGAGAACTCCACGAGGAGGCTGGGCTGTCGGTCGAGTACGACGGTCTGGCGATGGCGAACCGCGTCCAGATCAGGTGTGACGCCTACGAGACGTGGGGCGTCCTCCCGGTGTTCGCGGCCGAGGCGGTGACCGAGACGCCGGCCGTCGCCGACCCGGACGACGAGATATCGTGTGCCCGGTGGTTCGACGACCTGCCCGAGGACACCCGCGACAGGACCGACCTCGAAGCGTGGCGCAGGCGGCAGTCGTTCGGGTGA
- the lrpA1 gene encoding HTH-type transcriptional regulator LrpA1 — MSSTSTEDRILEVLEEDAQASYAEIADRAEVSKPTVRKYIQKLESDGVIVGYSADVDPKKLSSQSIALVGIDVASEQYVEATRALKELEAVEALYTSSGDHMLMAEVRAGDGDELGDVISESILGVDGVTAAHPSFLQERLK, encoded by the coding sequence ATGTCGAGTACGTCTACCGAGGACCGCATCCTCGAAGTGTTAGAGGAGGATGCGCAGGCTTCCTACGCCGAGATCGCAGACCGGGCGGAGGTGTCGAAACCCACCGTCAGAAAGTACATCCAGAAGTTGGAGTCGGACGGCGTCATCGTCGGCTACTCCGCCGACGTGGACCCGAAGAAACTGTCGAGCCAGTCGATCGCGTTAGTGGGGATCGACGTCGCCTCGGAGCAGTACGTGGAGGCGACGCGGGCGTTGAAAGAACTCGAGGCGGTCGAGGCACTCTACACCTCCTCTGGCGACCACATGCTGATGGCCGAGGTCCGGGCCGGCGACGGCGACGAACTCGGCGACGTCATCAGCGAGTCGATTCTCGGCGTCGACGGTGTCACCGCCGCACATCCCTCGTTCCTGCAGGAACGCCTGAAGTAG
- a CDS encoding thiamine pyrophosphate-dependent enzyme: MSAFSAIGEEREIDREEFTPGLEPQPTWCPGCGDFGVLKALKQAMPEVGRTPDETLLCTGIGCSGKLNSYFESYGFHTIHGRSLPVARAAKLANPGLEVVAAGGDGDGYGIGGNHFMHTARENHDMTYIVFNNEIFGLTKGQTSPTSPKGHKSKTQPHGSAKDPIRPLSLSLTSGASFIARTAAVNPNQAKDILIEAMEHDGFAHVDFLTQCPTWNKDARQYVPYIDINDSEDYDFDPTNRAEAQEMMRTTEDKLYEGEVLTGVYYRDEERPSYGQEKRQIGEMPETPLAERYFDEDYEWERTHDLFLDKHK; the protein is encoded by the coding sequence ATGAGTGCATTCTCAGCAATCGGAGAAGAGCGAGAGATCGACCGTGAGGAGTTCACACCTGGCCTCGAACCACAGCCGACGTGGTGTCCGGGCTGTGGTGACTTCGGCGTCCTGAAGGCGCTGAAGCAGGCCATGCCCGAGGTGGGCCGGACTCCCGACGAGACGCTGCTGTGTACCGGGATCGGCTGTTCGGGCAAGCTGAACAGCTACTTCGAGAGCTACGGCTTCCACACGATCCACGGTCGCTCGCTGCCGGTCGCACGGGCCGCGAAGCTGGCGAACCCCGGTCTCGAAGTCGTCGCCGCCGGCGGTGACGGCGACGGCTACGGCATCGGCGGGAACCACTTCATGCACACGGCGCGTGAGAACCACGACATGACCTACATCGTGTTCAACAACGAGATCTTCGGCCTGACGAAGGGGCAGACCTCCCCGACGTCGCCGAAGGGCCACAAGTCCAAGACCCAGCCCCACGGCTCGGCGAAGGACCCGATCCGGCCGCTCTCGCTGTCGCTCACGTCCGGTGCGTCGTTCATCGCGCGTACCGCCGCGGTCAACCCGAACCAGGCGAAAGACATCCTCATCGAGGCGATGGAACACGACGGGTTCGCGCACGTCGACTTCCTGACCCAGTGTCCGACGTGGAACAAGGACGCCCGGCAGTACGTCCCGTACATCGACATCAACGACTCCGAGGACTACGACTTCGACCCGACGAACCGGGCCGAGGCACAGGAGATGATGCGGACGACCGAGGACAAACTGTACGAGGGCGAGGTGCTCACCGGCGTCTACTACCGCGACGAGGAGCGCCCCTCCTACGGGCAGGAGAAGCGCCAGATCGGCGAGATGCCCGAGACGCCGCTCGCAGAGCGGTACTTCGACGAGGACTACGAGTGGGAGCGGACCCACGACCTGTTCCTCGACAAGCACAAGTAA
- a CDS encoding 2-oxoacid:acceptor oxidoreductase subunit alpha yields MTDHELIWRIAGGSGDGIASTSTNFAKALMRSGLHVFTHRHYPSRIRGGHTYTEIRASEEPVKSRGDGYNFLLALGDSFARNPKENAYYGNEEAKPLYENLDELREGGVIVYDSGLLDTSEIENFDERVEENDWHVYDIDLRSLAREKGREVMRNTAGVGVTCAIADIDPEWIEELMRDAMPEKILEPNLEILEEAYELVQAEFDADAPDVTVPTGEHDEEQVLVSGSDAIAYGSFDAGCRFIAGYPMTPWTEVFTIMSQNLPEVGGISEQVEDEIAAAALAIGASHAGVKAMSGSSGGGFALMSEPLGLAEMSETPLVLLEATRAGPSTGMPTKPEQGDLEHVLYTSQGDSNRVVFAPADPAEAYEQTRTAFEIAYDYQIPSIVIYDQKLSGEYRNIPASFFDREPDPSLGSTLTEEELVDAPHDSSGKYSRFQYDNADSPEGVSPRSIPGQKGGHFLATGNEHMPQGHISEDPDNRVNQMNRRMRKFDGIRAELDEKGNQAHAGPEDADYGIMTFGSMQGTVEEAVGRLNDAGHSVKMLGVSDMMPYPEEEVSAFLESVDECLVVEMNASAQFRGLTQKELGKYGRKLSSLLKYNGNPFEPAEIVDGFETSIVEGGELPGHETKFVPAAGD; encoded by the coding sequence ATGACTGACCACGAACTCATCTGGCGAATCGCTGGGGGTTCGGGCGACGGTATCGCCTCCACCAGCACCAACTTCGCCAAAGCCCTGATGCGCTCAGGCTTGCACGTGTTCACCCACCGGCACTACCCGTCCCGGATTCGCGGTGGCCACACGTACACGGAGATCCGAGCGTCCGAAGAGCCCGTCAAGTCTCGCGGAGACGGCTACAACTTCCTGCTCGCGCTGGGTGACTCCTTCGCCCGGAACCCGAAGGAGAACGCCTACTACGGCAACGAGGAAGCCAAGCCGCTCTACGAGAACCTCGACGAACTGCGTGAAGGCGGCGTCATCGTCTACGACTCCGGCCTGCTCGACACCTCCGAGATCGAGAACTTCGACGAGCGTGTCGAGGAGAACGACTGGCACGTCTACGACATCGACCTGCGGAGCCTCGCCCGCGAGAAGGGCCGTGAGGTCATGCGGAACACCGCCGGTGTCGGTGTCACGTGTGCCATCGCCGACATCGACCCCGAGTGGATCGAGGAGCTGATGCGGGACGCGATGCCGGAGAAGATTCTGGAGCCGAACCTGGAGATTCTGGAGGAGGCGTACGAACTCGTCCAAGCGGAGTTCGACGCCGACGCGCCCGACGTGACCGTGCCGACCGGCGAGCACGACGAGGAGCAGGTGCTCGTCTCCGGGTCGGACGCCATCGCCTACGGGTCGTTCGACGCCGGCTGTCGGTTCATCGCGGGCTACCCGATGACCCCGTGGACCGAGGTCTTCACGATCATGTCGCAGAACCTCCCCGAGGTCGGAGGCATCTCCGAGCAGGTCGAAGACGAGATCGCGGCGGCCGCACTCGCCATCGGTGCGAGCCACGCCGGCGTGAAGGCGATGTCGGGTTCCTCCGGCGGTGGGTTCGCACTGATGTCCGAACCGCTCGGCCTCGCGGAGATGTCCGAGACGCCGCTCGTCCTGCTGGAGGCGACACGCGCCGGTCCCTCGACCGGGATGCCGACGAAGCCCGAACAGGGCGACCTCGAACACGTCCTCTACACGTCGCAGGGTGACTCGAACCGCGTCGTCTTCGCGCCGGCCGACCCGGCCGAGGCCTACGAGCAGACCCGGACGGCCTTCGAGATCGCGTACGACTACCAGATCCCCTCGATCGTCATCTACGACCAGAAGCTCTCCGGCGAGTACCGCAACATCCCGGCGAGCTTCTTCGACCGCGAGCCGGACCCGAGTCTCGGCTCCACGCTGACTGAGGAGGAACTCGTCGACGCACCCCACGACTCCTCGGGCAAGTACTCCCGGTTCCAGTACGACAACGCCGACAGCCCCGAGGGCGTCAGCCCGCGGTCGATCCCCGGGCAGAAGGGTGGCCACTTCCTCGCCACCGGGAACGAGCACATGCCGCAGGGTCACATCAGCGAGGACCCCGACAACCGCGTCAACCAGATGAACCGGCGGATGCGGAAGTTCGACGGCATCCGTGCCGAACTCGACGAGAAGGGTAACCAGGCCCACGCCGGTCCCGAGGACGCCGACTACGGGATCATGACCTTCGGCTCCATGCAGGGGACCGTCGAGGAGGCGGTGGGTCGGCTCAACGACGCCGGCCACTCCGTGAAGATGCTCGGCGTCAGCGACATGATGCCGTACCCAGAAGAGGAGGTCAGCGCGTTCCTCGAATCGGTCGACGAGTGTCTCGTCGTCGAGATGAACGCCTCGGCGCAGTTCCGCGGCCTGACACAGAAGGAACTCGGCAAGTACGGCAGGAAGCTGTCGAGTCTCCTGAAGTACAACGGCAACCCCTTCGAGCCCGCCGAGATCGTCGACGGGTTCGAGACCAGTATCGTCGAAGGCGGGGAACTGCCCGGCCACGAGACCAAGTTCGTCCCAGCGGCGGGTGACTGA